One genomic region from Oceanicoccus sp. KOV_DT_Chl encodes:
- a CDS encoding DNA-3-methyladenine glycosylase I, which yields MDSLKRCSWCGDDPIYQQYHDQEWGVPVTDDKQLFEFLILEGAQAGLSWITILKKREGYRKAFANFDVKKVARFSDAKLEKLLLDPSIVRNRLKVFAARTNAQAFIKVQQEFGSFSDYIWGFVDGKPIQNRWQSMAQVPATSPESDRLSKDLKKRGFKFVGSTIIYAHMQATGMVNDHIKSCFRYPQLK from the coding sequence ATGGACTCATTAAAGCGTTGTAGCTGGTGCGGCGACGACCCGATCTATCAGCAATACCATGATCAGGAATGGGGCGTGCCAGTGACTGATGATAAACAGTTATTTGAGTTTCTGATTCTTGAGGGTGCACAGGCGGGTTTATCATGGATTACCATTTTAAAAAAACGTGAGGGTTATCGAAAAGCTTTTGCTAATTTTGATGTCAAAAAGGTCGCGCGATTTAGTGATGCCAAGCTGGAAAAACTCTTACTGGATCCATCTATCGTTCGAAACCGTTTAAAAGTCTTTGCGGCCCGCACTAATGCCCAGGCCTTTATCAAAGTGCAGCAAGAGTTTGGTAGTTTTTCCGACTATATCTGGGGCTTTGTTGATGGCAAACCGATTCAAAATCGCTGGCAATCCATGGCACAGGTACCCGCGACCAGCCCGGAATCTGACCGCTTAAGTAAAGACTTGAAAAAGCGCGGTTTTAAATTTGTCGGCTCCACCATTATCTATGCCCACATGCAGGCAACGGGCATGGTAAACGATCACATCAAAAGCTGTTTCCGTTATCCACAGTTAAAATGA
- a CDS encoding PQQ-dependent sugar dehydrogenase, whose amino-acid sequence MKTFFKRVLMVLLLLIVLVAAAPFMFIQFGSDAAATSAKMLLNAIVGYGVASPQASEVEQRFNVPAGFQLSIYAGDLGKIRFMQISQQGDLIISRPRSGDIVLLKRDANQDGRPDGETVLLKDLVKPHGLALTDNWLYVAESTAVGKIAFDQQTGTVSGEYMRIAEGFSDSGNHWTKSIGIGPDGWLYLTSGSSCNVCEEEDEQRATMMRMKTDGSDVQIIATGLRNSVGLDWAPWDGALYATDNGRDLLGDDFPPCELNKIEIGGFYGWPYINGDGQLDPDLGPGKDALLDTAISPAHDFRAHNAPLGITFLKHSSRPDFQRTALVALHGSWNRSERDGYKVVALHWQQDGSIVEEDFLTGFKGETDVIGRPADVVEASNGDIYISDDYSGTVYRVALAGAGTEPAALATPVAETVVAVDPQQMLARYSDAELAALRQQGQEIYLQYRCANCHDPERATAMRTIKPLQGLAQRYTLDELADFFVTPTPPMPVYPLNSDQRKALAALLYSQ is encoded by the coding sequence ATGAAAACTTTTTTTAAACGCGTGTTGATGGTGTTACTGCTGCTTATTGTTTTGGTGGCTGCCGCGCCCTTTATGTTTATCCAGTTTGGTTCAGATGCAGCTGCCACCAGTGCGAAAATGTTGCTAAATGCGATTGTGGGCTACGGTGTTGCCAGCCCTCAAGCCAGTGAAGTTGAGCAGCGTTTTAACGTGCCAGCGGGTTTTCAATTGAGCATTTATGCCGGTGATTTGGGCAAAATTCGCTTTATGCAGATAAGTCAGCAAGGGGATTTGATTATTAGTCGGCCCCGCTCCGGCGACATTGTATTGCTTAAGCGCGACGCCAATCAGGATGGACGGCCCGATGGTGAGACAGTCCTGCTTAAGGACTTGGTTAAGCCTCATGGTCTGGCATTAACCGATAATTGGTTGTACGTAGCGGAATCTACTGCGGTCGGTAAAATTGCTTTCGATCAGCAGACTGGAACGGTTAGCGGCGAATATATGCGTATCGCCGAAGGGTTTAGTGATAGCGGCAATCACTGGACTAAATCGATAGGTATTGGCCCTGATGGCTGGCTGTATCTAACATCGGGTTCAAGTTGCAACGTCTGTGAAGAAGAGGATGAGCAGCGTGCAACGATGATGCGGATGAAGACGGACGGCAGCGACGTGCAAATAATTGCCACAGGCTTGCGTAATAGTGTTGGGCTGGATTGGGCACCCTGGGACGGCGCGCTGTATGCAACAGATAATGGCCGCGATTTATTGGGTGATGATTTTCCTCCCTGTGAGTTGAACAAAATTGAGATTGGCGGGTTTTATGGGTGGCCTTATATCAATGGTGATGGTCAGTTGGATCCGGATTTGGGCCCGGGCAAAGATGCCTTGTTAGACACAGCGATTTCGCCCGCTCATGATTTTCGTGCGCATAACGCCCCTTTAGGCATTACCTTTTTGAAGCACAGCTCGCGTCCGGATTTTCAACGTACGGCATTGGTGGCATTGCACGGTTCATGGAATCGCAGCGAGCGCGATGGTTATAAAGTGGTTGCCCTGCACTGGCAGCAAGACGGCAGCATTGTCGAGGAGGATTTTCTCACTGGTTTTAAGGGCGAGACTGATGTGATTGGTCGGCCCGCGGATGTTGTAGAGGCCAGCAACGGTGATATTTATATCTCCGATGATTATTCCGGGACGGTGTACAGGGTTGCGTTAGCAGGGGCTGGGACCGAACCGGCGGCGTTGGCAACGCCTGTTGCCGAGACGGTGGTTGCGGTCGATCCGCAACAAATGTTGGCGCGCTATAGTGACGCAGAGTTAGCTGCATTGCGTCAGCAGGGACAGGAAATTTATTTACAATACCGCTGTGCTAATTGCCATGACCCGGAGCGCGCTACCGCAATGCGTACTATCAAGCCGCTGCAGGGGTTGGCTCAACGCTATACGCTGGATGAGTTGGCTGATTTCTTTGTCACACCAACGCCACCAATGCCGGTATATCCGCTGAATTCGGATCAGCGCAAGGCCTTGGCTGCATTACTGTATAGCCAGTAA
- the dapE gene encoding succinyl-diaminopimelate desuccinylase, producing the protein MSPTLELTFDLIRRQSVTPEDAGCQALMIKRLEAIGFTIHPLRFDDVDNFWAVRGDSGPLLCFAGHTDVVPTGPVAQWQYHPYEPCIVDGMLYGRGAADMKGSLAAMVTACERFVAAHPDHQGRIAYLITSDEEGIAINGTVKVMDWLQSQNEKIDWCIVGEPSSTQHVGDTIKNGRRGSLGAVLKVKGIQGHVAYPHLASNPIHSVAPALAELAAEQWDNGNDFFPATSFQISNINGGTGATNVIPGELEVIFNFRFSTELTEQQLRQRTEAILEKHKVNYELTWNLSGQPFLTSEGSLIDATVKAIHTVAGIDTELSTAGGTSDGRFIAPTGSQLVELGPVNATIHKVDECITAKDLDTLSTMYEGILKNLLT; encoded by the coding sequence CTGTCCCCCACCCTTGAACTCACTTTTGATTTAATCCGCCGCCAATCAGTCACCCCGGAAGATGCCGGCTGCCAGGCACTTATGATCAAAAGACTCGAAGCGATTGGCTTTACCATTCATCCGCTGCGCTTTGATGATGTGGATAATTTTTGGGCGGTACGCGGCGACAGTGGGCCACTCTTATGTTTTGCCGGTCACACTGATGTGGTGCCAACCGGACCGGTGGCACAATGGCAATATCATCCTTACGAACCCTGCATCGTTGATGGCATGCTCTATGGTCGCGGCGCCGCTGATATGAAAGGTAGCCTTGCTGCCATGGTTACCGCCTGCGAACGCTTTGTGGCAGCACACCCCGATCATCAAGGCCGCATTGCTTACCTGATCACCAGTGATGAGGAAGGTATTGCTATCAATGGCACCGTCAAGGTAATGGACTGGCTGCAATCCCAAAATGAAAAAATTGATTGGTGCATTGTTGGCGAACCCTCCTCTACCCAACACGTCGGTGACACCATCAAAAACGGCAGGCGCGGCTCTTTAGGCGCGGTCTTGAAAGTAAAAGGCATTCAAGGCCATGTTGCCTACCCACATTTAGCTTCTAACCCGATTCACTCAGTCGCACCGGCACTAGCAGAACTGGCCGCCGAGCAGTGGGATAATGGCAACGATTTTTTCCCTGCCACCTCATTTCAAATTTCCAATATCAATGGTGGCACCGGTGCCACCAATGTGATTCCCGGTGAGCTGGAAGTGATCTTCAACTTTCGCTTTTCAACAGAGTTAACAGAGCAACAACTACGTCAACGCACCGAAGCGATTCTGGAAAAGCATAAGGTCAATTATGAACTAACATGGAACCTCAGCGGCCAACCGTTCCTTACCTCTGAAGGAAGTTTAATTGATGCCACCGTCAAGGCTATTCATACAGTAGCAGGCATTGATACGGAATTATCGACTGCAGGAGGTACTTCCGACGGACGCTTTATTGCGCCCACTGGTAGCCAACTAGTCGAACTGGGGCCAGTCAATGCCACTATCCACAAAGTCGACGAGTGTATCACTGCTAAAGACCTTGATACCTTATCAACTATGTATGAAGGCATTTTAAAAAACCTGCTAACCTGA
- a CDS encoding putative RNA methyltransferase, with protein sequence MQVICPLCQSPMQTSDHRWFCCNNHSFDIAKQGYCNLLAVQHKKSREPGDSADMVAARHRFLSGGYYQGISQHVNQLVSSVITAEQSPHILDAGCGEGYYTDELRKQLAADGIASDVMGIDIAKPAVLQAAKRNKNIRWFVANSSRMPVADDSAEILLSLFSPIPALEFYRCLKPQGALILATTGDQHLIELRELLYDTVKSDSYTADASLLEHFTLNKKITVTETIQLSSTQSIKDLLAMTPHYWRVSPERKQVLDELSSLQLTIDVQLHLYNPKL encoded by the coding sequence ATGCAAGTTATTTGCCCGCTATGTCAGTCCCCCATGCAAACCAGCGACCATCGCTGGTTTTGCTGCAATAACCACAGTTTCGATATTGCCAAACAAGGCTATTGCAACCTGTTAGCTGTACAACACAAAAAATCTCGAGAGCCAGGCGACAGTGCTGACATGGTGGCCGCCCGCCATCGTTTTTTATCCGGCGGTTATTATCAGGGTATCAGCCAACATGTAAATCAACTGGTCAGCAGCGTAATCACTGCCGAGCAATCGCCACATATATTGGATGCAGGTTGTGGTGAAGGTTATTACACCGATGAACTGCGCAAACAGCTTGCAGCTGATGGTATTGCCAGCGATGTGATGGGTATCGATATCGCCAAGCCCGCAGTACTGCAAGCAGCAAAACGCAATAAAAACATTCGCTGGTTTGTCGCAAATAGCAGCCGCATGCCAGTGGCTGATGACAGTGCCGAAATACTGCTCAGTTTATTTTCGCCAATACCAGCGCTGGAATTTTACCGCTGCCTAAAACCCCAAGGGGCATTAATCCTCGCCACTACCGGCGACCAGCACCTGATCGAACTGCGAGAATTACTCTACGACACCGTTAAAAGTGATAGTTATACCGCAGACGCATCGCTGCTCGAACATTTCACTTTAAACAAAAAAATCACTGTTACTGAAACAATACAGCTGAGCAGCACGCAATCCATTAAAGACCTATTGGCAATGACCCCACACTACTGGCGAGTTTCGCCAGAGCGCAAACAAGTGCTGGATGAACTATCCTCTTTACAATTAACGATTGATGTTCAACTCCATCTCTACAATCCAAAACTTTGA
- a CDS encoding DUF5062 family protein, protein MKKLKNETELVKEAIRVGEVYAKKRGVAKFEGTDSSHDKIEYLYRLLVHDKLIQPLAKGDEKEPAMKHKLALWISRQLPADHALLK, encoded by the coding sequence ATGAAAAAATTAAAAAATGAAACCGAGTTGGTGAAAGAGGCGATTCGGGTGGGCGAGGTTTATGCCAAAAAGCGTGGTGTGGCAAAATTTGAAGGCACAGATTCTTCGCACGATAAAATTGAATATTTGTACCGTTTACTGGTACACGATAAATTAATTCAGCCTTTAGCAAAGGGTGATGAGAAAGAACCCGCGATGAAGCATAAGTTGGCGCTGTGGATTTCCCGACAATTACCGGCAGATCATGCCTTGCTTAAATGA
- a CDS encoding MFS transporter, translated as MSEADNTVDSKHANYVLTILLVAYILSFIDRNILALLVGPIREDFAISDFQFSLLHGLAFTLFYIFLGLPIGWLADRYSRKWIITGGVLFWSLMTCWCGLAKNFGSLFITRIGVGVGEATLSPAAYSLMGDYFSAKRLSWATAIFAMGITLGSGGSYIIGGWLYDQLVLMDLSQWPLLSAMKPWQITFVGVGLPGFLVVILMLFVKEPPRRSGSEGEGEQLSVEEAIPLQQVLAYWRTHWQAYSSVMLGVSAMSIIGYGTLIWYPEFLFRTYQLSKTEAGGILGTIFIVAGTAGTLSGAWFSTLLQNRGYQDANVRLVMLVALLLIIPAVAAPLMPSGEIALWLTVPVIFFHYTHFGVAMAGLQLITPNRMRAQTSALMLFMTNLFGLALGGSFVAFFTDFIFQDDLALRYSLAVVAIIFYPLAAILIGLGLKHYRAALLVVR; from the coding sequence ATGAGTGAGGCAGATAATACAGTAGATAGTAAACATGCAAACTATGTACTCACTATTTTATTAGTCGCCTATATTCTTTCCTTTATTGATCGCAATATTTTGGCGTTATTGGTTGGTCCAATTCGTGAAGATTTTGCCATTAGCGATTTTCAATTCAGTTTGCTGCATGGCCTGGCCTTCACATTGTTTTATATTTTTCTGGGCTTACCTATTGGCTGGCTGGCAGATCGTTATAGTCGTAAATGGATTATTACCGGGGGTGTTTTATTTTGGAGCTTGATGACCTGCTGGTGTGGTCTGGCGAAAAATTTCGGTAGTTTATTTATTACCCGTATTGGTGTCGGGGTCGGTGAGGCAACCTTATCCCCTGCGGCGTATTCGCTAATGGGCGATTATTTTTCCGCAAAGCGATTAAGTTGGGCTACCGCCATCTTTGCGATGGGTATTACGCTGGGTAGTGGTGGTTCTTACATTATTGGTGGCTGGCTTTACGACCAGCTGGTATTGATGGATTTAAGTCAGTGGCCGCTGCTCTCGGCGATGAAACCCTGGCAAATTACCTTTGTGGGTGTGGGTCTGCCCGGTTTTTTAGTCGTTATATTAATGTTATTTGTTAAAGAGCCGCCGCGCCGAAGTGGAAGTGAAGGAGAGGGCGAGCAGCTATCTGTGGAGGAGGCGATCCCGTTACAGCAGGTGTTGGCTTATTGGCGGACGCATTGGCAGGCCTATAGCTCGGTGATGTTAGGCGTTTCGGCAATGTCGATTATTGGTTATGGCACTTTGATCTGGTATCCGGAGTTTTTATTTCGCACTTATCAACTTTCCAAAACCGAGGCGGGTGGAATTCTGGGTACTATTTTTATAGTGGCTGGCACCGCAGGCACTTTATCCGGTGCATGGTTTTCAACGCTGTTACAGAATCGTGGTTATCAGGATGCCAATGTACGGCTGGTGATGTTGGTGGCGTTGTTGCTGATTATTCCCGCCGTTGCTGCGCCGTTAATGCCCTCCGGTGAGATCGCATTATGGTTAACAGTGCCGGTAATTTTTTTTCATTACACCCATTTTGGAGTGGCTATGGCGGGGTTGCAATTGATAACCCCGAATCGCATGCGGGCGCAGACCTCGGCGTTGATGTTGTTTATGACTAATTTATTCGGTTTGGCTCTGGGCGGCAGTTTCGTCGCTTTTTTTACCGATTTTATCTTTCAGGATGATCTGGCTTTGCGTTATTCTCTAGCGGTGGTGGCGATTATATTTTATCCATTGGCTGCGATTCTGATTGGTTTAGGACTGAAGCACTACCGTGCTGCATTGCTCGTGGTGCGCTGA